From Streptosporangium album, the proteins below share one genomic window:
- a CDS encoding bifunctional glycosyltransferase/CDP-glycerol:glycerophosphate glycerophosphotransferase, which yields MINSPDCSVVVITYNDAARLPRAVRSVLEQSLRNVEVIISDDGSTDGTERVVRALQREDPRVRYLRTDVNSGGCGGPRNRGVAAARAPYVMFLDSDDRLTRHACKSMILEIERTGADFVTGQISRLYEWNGKTQRYYPELFARRRTVEGIAREPELFLDSFSTNKLYPAELLRRLPFREDLHYEDHVFTTELYCAARRFAVVPWTVYLWHRSPEESETRLSISLSIREMDNVRQRIRAARLSDGILRDNGLAHLVPERQRRFLRQDLRVYLNPLPSRDPVWAEEFSCLVRPYLEEIDPSSFTSVEPVIRVCCGLILNGRADELVVAARSLNEPKAAPRSTLQEGGRTYWGTAAAEKMDITSLRMAELPYTESRLRHEATFTGEGTRVTLTIRTYDPFGVLAANPGWTAFLRFKDHRVPLAPREQDDGSHLSEATVDLATLRHGRYRRLGFEGRYDPLVGIARADGRVTADVLLAEPAAEPFSALVPGQRVTVMAEGTAAFLRVRWERRSLLRPVPLLGRIVRRAIRWAGRPEVKLRAYKGLLRIMPPRPDLVLFEADAGAGYTGNPRYVYEELRRRRAPLDMVWSVAGNRRNFPAGTRLVRRMSWRHLWTMARAGYWVDSHGMPLDYPKPARTRYLQTWHGQGIKSVGFNAPDLRADFPGPRAQWRAAVARWDTLVAPSAEFERVFLPSHGYEGPLLRYGSPRCDVLVNGDDEAVRRAKDRLEISPGRRVLLYAPTYRDRARSSGRSIRADLDMMAEALAGEWVVILRPHPVERYKVPRHLRHFVRPADVYPEVNDLMLASDALLTDYSSLMCDYAITGRPMLFLIDDWDEYRDNERGVYHDLPAIAPGPCLTTTEELVEALRDLNGVAASFAATYIEFRRTWCAREKGHASAKVVDAFFGEVPARPSARAAPAPTRRPIRLPSPVAARPPDRLSPPERRR from the coding sequence GTGATCAACTCGCCGGACTGCAGTGTGGTGGTCATCACCTACAACGACGCCGCACGGCTGCCCAGGGCCGTGCGGTCCGTACTGGAGCAGTCACTGCGGAACGTCGAGGTGATCATTTCGGATGACGGGAGCACCGACGGCACCGAGCGGGTCGTGCGGGCGCTCCAGCGGGAGGACCCCCGGGTCCGTTACCTGCGCACCGACGTCAACAGCGGTGGCTGCGGGGGACCGCGCAACAGGGGGGTGGCGGCGGCTCGCGCGCCGTACGTCATGTTTCTGGACAGCGACGACCGGCTGACCAGGCATGCCTGCAAGAGCATGATCCTGGAGATCGAGCGGACCGGCGCCGACTTCGTCACCGGGCAGATCTCCCGGCTGTACGAGTGGAACGGCAAGACGCAGCGCTACTACCCCGAGCTGTTCGCCCGGCGCAGGACCGTCGAGGGGATCGCGCGGGAGCCCGAGCTGTTCCTCGACTCCTTCAGCACCAACAAGCTCTACCCGGCCGAGCTGCTGCGGCGGCTGCCCTTCCGGGAGGACCTGCACTACGAGGACCACGTCTTCACCACCGAGCTGTACTGCGCCGCACGGCGGTTCGCCGTGGTCCCGTGGACCGTCTACCTGTGGCACCGGTCCCCGGAGGAGAGCGAGACGCGGCTGTCCATCTCGCTGAGCATCAGGGAGATGGACAACGTCCGGCAGCGGATCCGGGCGGCCCGGCTGAGTGACGGCATCCTGCGCGACAACGGTCTCGCCCATCTGGTCCCCGAGCGCCAGCGCCGCTTCCTCCGCCAGGACCTGCGGGTCTACCTGAACCCGCTGCCCTCACGGGACCCGGTGTGGGCCGAGGAGTTCTCCTGTCTGGTCCGCCCCTACCTGGAGGAGATCGACCCGAGTTCCTTCACCTCGGTCGAGCCGGTCATCCGGGTCTGCTGCGGCCTGATCCTCAACGGCCGGGCGGACGAGCTCGTGGTCGCCGCCCGGTCCCTGAACGAGCCGAAGGCCGCTCCGCGCTCCACCCTGCAGGAGGGTGGGCGGACCTACTGGGGCACCGCCGCCGCCGAGAAGATGGACATCACCTCGCTGCGGATGGCCGAGCTGCCCTACACCGAGTCCCGGCTCCGCCATGAGGCCACCTTCACCGGCGAGGGCACCCGGGTCACGCTGACGATCAGGACCTACGATCCGTTCGGGGTGCTCGCCGCCAACCCCGGCTGGACCGCGTTCCTGCGGTTCAAGGACCACCGGGTGCCGCTGGCGCCGCGCGAGCAGGACGACGGCAGCCACCTGAGCGAGGCGACCGTCGACCTCGCCACGCTCAGGCACGGCCGTTACCGCCGCCTGGGTTTCGAGGGCCGGTACGACCCGCTGGTGGGGATCGCCCGCGCCGACGGGCGGGTGACCGCCGACGTGCTGCTCGCCGAGCCGGCCGCCGAGCCGTTCAGCGCTCTCGTCCCCGGCCAGCGGGTCACCGTCATGGCGGAGGGAACGGCGGCGTTCCTGCGGGTGCGGTGGGAGCGCCGGAGCCTGCTCCGTCCCGTCCCCCTGCTCGGGCGGATCGTCCGCAGGGCGATCAGGTGGGCGGGCCGGCCGGAGGTGAAGCTCCGCGCCTACAAGGGGCTGCTCAGAATCATGCCGCCCCGTCCGGACCTGGTGCTCTTCGAAGCCGACGCCGGCGCCGGCTACACCGGCAATCCCCGCTACGTCTACGAGGAGCTCAGGCGGCGGCGGGCCCCCCTCGACATGGTCTGGTCCGTCGCCGGGAACCGGCGGAACTTCCCCGCGGGCACCAGGCTGGTGCGGCGGATGAGCTGGCGCCATCTGTGGACCATGGCCAGGGCCGGCTACTGGGTGGACAGCCACGGCATGCCGTTGGACTATCCCAAACCGGCGCGGACCCGCTACCTGCAGACCTGGCACGGCCAGGGCATCAAGTCGGTCGGTTTCAACGCGCCGGACCTGCGCGCCGACTTCCCCGGGCCGCGGGCGCAGTGGCGGGCGGCGGTGGCGCGGTGGGACACGCTGGTCGCGCCCAGCGCCGAGTTCGAAAGGGTCTTCCTCCCCTCCCACGGATACGAGGGGCCGCTGCTGCGGTACGGCTCGCCCCGGTGCGACGTGCTCGTCAACGGCGACGACGAGGCGGTACGGCGGGCGAAGGACCGGTTGGAGATCTCCCCGGGACGCAGGGTGCTGCTCTACGCGCCCACCTACCGGGACCGGGCCAGGTCCTCGGGGCGGTCGATCCGGGCCGACCTGGACATGATGGCCGAGGCGCTCGCCGGCGAGTGGGTGGTGATCCTCCGGCCCCACCCGGTCGAACGCTACAAGGTGCCGCGGCACCTGCGTCACTTCGTCCGCCCGGCCGACGTCTATCCCGAGGTCAACGACCTGATGCTGGCCTCCGACGCGCTGCTGACCGACTACTCCTCGCTGATGTGCGACTACGCGATCACCGGCCGGCCGATGCTGTTCCTGATCGACGACTGGGACGAGTACCGCGACAACGAGAGGGGGGTCTACCACGACCTTCCGGCGATCGCCCCCGGCCCCTGCCTGACCACCACGGAGGAGCTGGTCGAGGCGTTGCGCGACCTCAACGGGGTGGCCGCGTCGTTCGCCGCCACCTACATCGAGTTCCGCAGGACGTGGTGTGCCCGGGAGAAGGGACACGCCTCGGCGAAGGTGGTGGATGCCTTCTTCGGCGAGGTGCCGGCCCGGCCGTCCGCACGGGCCGCCCCCGCCCCCACACGGCGGCCGATCCGGCTGCCTTCGCCCGTCGCCGCACGACCGCCGGACCGGCTGTCCCCTCCGGAACGGCGGCGGTGA
- a CDS encoding SRPBCC family protein produces MAMRFEHEFTVPVPVEQAWSVLLDVERVAPCLPGAAVDEVNGDSFTGRMKVKVGPITVTYLGDATFEDVDKDGHVLTINASGKESRGAGTAGAKVTARLHPAGADTRVTVETTFSVTGRPAQFGRGVMAEIGGKLIDRFAANLAELLKESPGVSGLPSLVPVQGTAEQITEGAEVPMRSQDATDSEGEDFSEYDEFFEKNEPVRHLTAVPSSPEVAMAEKIRGLDTHPAGTSRTSLSPEEEALDLMKIAGIPLLKRAALVAAGLAGLVLAGWLVRRTLRRR; encoded by the coding sequence ATGGCGATGCGATTCGAGCACGAGTTCACGGTTCCGGTGCCGGTCGAGCAGGCGTGGTCGGTGCTGCTCGACGTCGAACGGGTCGCGCCCTGCCTTCCGGGGGCCGCCGTCGACGAGGTGAACGGCGACTCCTTCACCGGCCGGATGAAGGTGAAGGTCGGGCCGATCACGGTGACCTACCTGGGTGACGCCACGTTCGAAGACGTGGACAAGGACGGGCATGTCCTGACCATCAACGCCTCCGGCAAGGAGTCGCGGGGGGCGGGCACCGCCGGAGCCAAGGTCACCGCGCGGCTGCACCCGGCCGGTGCGGACACCAGGGTCACGGTCGAGACCACCTTCAGCGTGACCGGCCGCCCGGCCCAGTTCGGCCGGGGTGTGATGGCCGAGATCGGCGGCAAGCTGATCGACAGGTTCGCGGCCAACCTCGCCGAGCTGCTCAAGGAGAGCCCGGGCGTCTCGGGCCTTCCCTCGCTGGTCCCCGTGCAGGGCACGGCTGAGCAGATCACCGAGGGCGCGGAGGTGCCGATGAGGTCGCAGGACGCCACGGACTCGGAGGGCGAGGACTTCAGCGAGTACGACGAGTTCTTCGAGAAGAACGAGCCGGTCCGCCATCTCACCGCCGTCCCCTCCTCGCCGGAGGTGGCGATGGCGGAGAAGATCCGTGGCCTCGACACCCACCCGGCCGGCACCTCCCGCACCTCCCTCAGCCCCGAGGAGGAGGCGCTCGACCTCATGAAGATCGCGGGCATCCCCCTGCTGAAGCGCGCCGCCCTGGTGGCCGCCGGCCTGGCCGGGCTCGTCCTGGCCGGCTGGCTGGTCCGGCGGACCCTGCGCCGCCGCTAG
- a CDS encoding FAD binding domain-containing protein, which yields MIPAPFDYVRPTSLEEACHLLAEADSSGEEVKVLAGGQSLLPLLRLRLAYPTALVDLGRLPGLRGVEDRGDHVFVGALTTHDEVLRSGVVREQVPLLALATATVADPAVRHRGTFGGSMVHADPAGDLPAVALALDCVFVVRSSEGERDIPAGEFFVDYLESALEPGEVLLGVRVPKLGPGWGFHYEKFHRTAQSWAIVGVAAAVRRDNGTIGEARIALTNMGPTPVRARLVEDALRGASSAPAGENGARDAVRDACGEADSGTSPPADLHAGPEYRRHLARVLTGRAVRAAGG from the coding sequence ATGATCCCCGCACCGTTCGACTACGTCCGGCCCACCTCTCTGGAGGAGGCCTGCCACCTCCTCGCCGAGGCCGATTCCTCCGGCGAGGAGGTCAAGGTGCTGGCCGGCGGCCAGTCCCTGCTGCCGCTGCTGCGCCTGCGGCTCGCCTATCCCACCGCGCTGGTGGACCTCGGCCGGCTGCCCGGGCTGCGGGGCGTGGAGGATCGGGGCGACCACGTGTTCGTCGGCGCGCTCACCACGCACGACGAGGTGCTCCGCTCCGGCGTGGTCAGGGAGCAGGTCCCGCTCCTGGCACTGGCCACCGCCACGGTGGCCGACCCCGCCGTACGGCACCGCGGCACGTTCGGCGGGTCGATGGTCCACGCCGACCCCGCCGGGGACCTGCCCGCCGTCGCACTGGCACTGGACTGCGTGTTCGTCGTCCGCTCCAGCGAGGGCGAGCGGGACATCCCGGCGGGTGAGTTCTTCGTCGACTATCTGGAGTCGGCGCTCGAACCCGGCGAGGTGCTGCTGGGCGTCCGGGTGCCCAAGCTCGGCCCCGGCTGGGGCTTCCACTACGAGAAGTTCCACCGGACGGCGCAGTCCTGGGCGATCGTCGGGGTGGCGGCTGCCGTACGGCGTGACAACGGCACCATCGGGGAGGCGCGGATCGCGCTGACCAACATGGGGCCGACCCCGGTGCGGGCGCGGCTGGTGGAGGACGCGCTGCGCGGGGCGAGCTCCGCGCCGGCGGGTGAGAACGGCGCGCGGGACGCGGTCAGGGACGCCTGCGGTGAGGCCGACTCCGGTACCTCCCCCCCTGCCGACCTGCACGCCGGCCCCGAATACCGCCGCCACCTGGCGCGGGTGCTGACCGGCCGGGCGGTCAGGGCTGCGGGCGGCTGA
- a CDS encoding xanthine dehydrogenase family protein molybdopterin-binding subunit, producing MSEQLDAGLIDEQIAESGRLGEPTDAREVGRARRRKEDARLVTGRTTWTDNIQLPGMLHVAFLRSPMAHARITRVDASAARAQPGVVAVYTGADFAGEQGSLPCAWPVTEDIVIPDHPPMAVSEVRYAGEAVACVVATDRYKAADALEAIEVDYEPLDAVIDMTEALAEGSPKVHEAGNRAFTWKFAGGDIDAAFRDAPVVIDRTYVQQRLIPTAMEPRAVVATTDGDDFTLYSSTQIPHVLRVMLALTTGIPEHKLRVVAPDVGGGFGSKLQVTAEEVLGLLITRRLGRPVKWTESRSEGNLTVHHGRDQLQRISLAADRDGRIRGVRVDLLADMGAYLMLVTPGIPILGAFMYSGIYKVDAYDFTCTGVFTTKMPTDAYRGAGRPEATFAIERAVDELADELGLDPVEVRRRNWITHEEFPYETVCGLTYDSGNYEAATEKALALFGYDKLRAEQADRRERRDPVQLGIGVSTYTEMCGLAPSRVLGSLSYGAGGWEHATVRMLPTGKVEVVTGTSPHGQGHETAWSQIVADALGVPFGDIAVLHGDTAVSHKGMDTYGSRSLVVGGVAVLAACEKVKDKARRLAAHMLEASPDDIEFAGGSFTVRGTAEGRTIQELALATFAAHDLPDGVEPGLDADATFDPDNFSFPHGTHLCAIEVDTETGKPTIRSYVAVDDVGSVVNPLIVEGQVHGGIAQGIAQALFEEAVHDAEGNLLTTTMADYLIPSAADLPGFTTGRTETPATSNPLGVKGVGEAGTIASTPAVVNAIVDALRPYGVRDVRMPCTPERIWRVISEAGPAAPVPGRATVPASGPAPAPVSGQTPAPMSAPASEGGAR from the coding sequence ATGAGCGAGCAACTCGACGCCGGCCTGATCGACGAGCAGATCGCCGAGAGCGGCCGGCTCGGCGAGCCCACGGACGCCCGCGAGGTCGGCAGGGCCCGCAGGCGCAAGGAGGACGCCCGGCTGGTCACCGGCCGGACCACGTGGACCGACAACATCCAGCTCCCCGGCATGCTGCATGTGGCGTTCCTGCGCAGCCCGATGGCGCACGCCCGGATCACCCGGGTGGACGCCTCGGCCGCTCGCGCCCAGCCCGGCGTGGTCGCGGTCTACACCGGAGCGGACTTCGCCGGCGAGCAGGGCAGCCTGCCATGCGCGTGGCCGGTCACCGAGGACATCGTCATCCCCGACCACCCGCCCATGGCGGTGAGCGAGGTCCGCTACGCCGGCGAGGCGGTGGCCTGCGTGGTCGCCACCGACCGCTACAAGGCCGCCGACGCCCTGGAGGCGATCGAGGTCGACTACGAGCCGCTGGACGCGGTGATCGACATGACCGAGGCGCTCGCCGAGGGCAGCCCCAAGGTCCACGAGGCGGGCAACCGGGCCTTCACCTGGAAGTTCGCCGGAGGCGACATCGACGCGGCGTTCCGCGACGCCCCCGTGGTGATCGACCGCACCTACGTGCAGCAGCGGCTCATCCCGACCGCCATGGAGCCCCGCGCGGTCGTGGCCACCACCGACGGCGACGACTTCACCCTCTACTCCTCCACGCAGATCCCGCACGTGCTGCGCGTCATGCTCGCGCTGACGACCGGCATCCCCGAGCACAAGCTGCGTGTGGTCGCCCCCGACGTGGGCGGCGGTTTCGGCTCCAAGCTCCAGGTCACCGCCGAAGAGGTGCTCGGCCTGCTCATCACCAGACGGCTGGGCAGGCCGGTGAAGTGGACCGAGTCACGGTCCGAGGGCAACCTGACCGTGCACCACGGCCGCGACCAGCTCCAGCGGATCTCCCTGGCCGCCGACCGGGACGGGCGCATCAGGGGTGTCCGGGTGGACCTGCTCGCCGACATGGGCGCCTACCTGATGCTGGTCACGCCCGGCATACCGATACTCGGCGCGTTCATGTACAGCGGCATATACAAGGTGGACGCCTACGACTTCACCTGCACCGGCGTCTTCACCACCAAGATGCCCACCGACGCCTACCGGGGCGCCGGACGCCCCGAGGCGACGTTCGCCATCGAGCGGGCCGTGGACGAGCTGGCGGACGAGCTCGGCCTGGACCCCGTCGAGGTACGGCGCCGCAACTGGATCACCCACGAGGAGTTCCCCTACGAGACGGTCTGCGGGCTCACCTACGACTCGGGCAACTACGAGGCCGCGACGGAGAAGGCCCTCGCGCTGTTCGGCTACGACAAGCTCCGGGCCGAGCAGGCCGACCGGCGGGAGCGGCGGGACCCGGTGCAGCTCGGCATCGGGGTCTCGACGTACACCGAGATGTGCGGGCTGGCGCCGTCGCGCGTGCTGGGCTCGCTCAGTTACGGCGCGGGCGGCTGGGAGCACGCCACGGTCCGGATGCTGCCCACCGGCAAGGTCGAGGTGGTCACCGGGACGAGCCCGCACGGGCAGGGACACGAGACGGCCTGGAGCCAGATCGTGGCCGACGCGCTGGGCGTCCCGTTCGGCGACATCGCCGTGCTGCACGGCGACACCGCGGTCTCCCACAAGGGCATGGACACCTACGGCTCACGCTCGCTGGTCGTGGGCGGCGTCGCCGTCCTGGCGGCCTGCGAGAAGGTGAAGGACAAGGCCCGCCGGCTCGCCGCGCACATGCTTGAGGCCTCCCCCGACGACATCGAGTTCGCCGGCGGGTCGTTCACGGTGCGGGGGACGGCCGAGGGAAGGACCATCCAGGAGCTCGCGCTGGCCACCTTCGCCGCGCACGACCTCCCCGACGGCGTCGAACCCGGGCTGGACGCCGACGCGACCTTCGATCCGGACAACTTCTCCTTCCCGCACGGCACCCACCTGTGCGCGATCGAGGTGGACACCGAGACCGGCAAGCCCACGATCCGCTCCTACGTGGCCGTGGACGACGTGGGCTCCGTGGTCAACCCGCTGATCGTCGAGGGCCAGGTGCACGGCGGCATCGCGCAGGGCATCGCCCAGGCGCTGTTCGAGGAGGCGGTCCACGACGCCGAGGGCAACCTGCTCACCACGACGATGGCCGACTACCTGATCCCGTCGGCGGCCGACCTGCCCGGCTTCACCACCGGCCGCACCGAGACCCCGGCGACCAGTAACCCGCTGGGCGTCAAGGGCGTGGGCGAGGCGGGCACGATCGCCTCCACCCCGGCCGTCGTCAACGCGATCGTGGACGCGCTGCGCCCCTACGGCGTGCGCGACGTGCGGATGCCGTGCACACCCGAGCGGATCTGGCGCGTGATCTCCGAGGCGGGACCGGCCGCGCCGGTACCCGGACGGGCGACCGTGCCCGCATCCGGTCCGGCTCCCGCACCCGTGTCGGGGCAGACGCCCGCACCGATGTCCGCGCCCGCGTCCGAGGGAGGGGCCCGATGA
- a CDS encoding (2Fe-2S)-binding protein — MPRITVTVDGVTYEEEVEPRLLLVHLLRDRLGRTGTPIGCDTSNCGACTVMLDGRSAKSCSVLAVQADGSDVVTVEGLAQGNEWHPMQKAFHTEHALQCGYCTPGMIMAAIDLLRDDPDPSEEAVRRGLEGNLCRCTGYCTIVRAVRRGAAEMSKAREPQEVPAP; from the coding sequence ATGCCCCGAATCACCGTCACCGTCGACGGCGTCACCTATGAGGAGGAGGTCGAGCCGCGTCTCCTCCTCGTCCATCTGCTGAGAGACCGGCTCGGCAGGACCGGGACACCCATCGGGTGTGACACCAGCAACTGCGGCGCCTGCACCGTGATGCTCGACGGCAGGAGCGCCAAGAGCTGCTCCGTGCTCGCCGTACAGGCCGACGGGAGCGACGTCGTCACGGTCGAGGGCCTGGCGCAGGGGAACGAATGGCACCCCATGCAGAAGGCCTTCCACACCGAACACGCCCTGCAGTGCGGATACTGCACCCCAGGCATGATCATGGCCGCGATCGACCTCCTCCGCGACGACCCGGACCCGTCGGAGGAGGCCGTCCGCCGGGGGCTCGAAGGCAACCTCTGCCGGTGCACCGGCTACTGCACCATCGTCCGGGCGGTACGGCGTGGCGCGGCGGAGATGTCGAAGGCCCGGGAGCCGCAGGAGGTGCCCGCGCCATGA
- a CDS encoding nuclear transport factor 2 family protein codes for MNFTEETARAKVRAAEDAWNTRDPERVSLAYTPDSVWRNRDEFLTGREEIREFLTRKWAGERDYALRKDLWTFGGNRIAVRFQYEWHDADGQWWRSYGNELWEFADDGLMRRREASINDVRIDEADRRILGDRRPKELPLA; via the coding sequence GTGAATTTCACCGAGGAGACGGCCAGGGCGAAGGTGCGGGCCGCCGAGGACGCCTGGAACACGCGGGATCCCGAACGGGTCTCGCTCGCCTACACGCCCGACTCGGTCTGGCGCAACCGGGACGAGTTCCTGACCGGGCGCGAGGAGATCAGGGAGTTCCTCACCCGCAAGTGGGCCGGGGAACGGGACTACGCGCTCCGCAAGGATCTGTGGACGTTCGGCGGCAACCGCATCGCCGTACGGTTCCAGTACGAGTGGCACGACGCGGACGGTCAGTGGTGGCGCAGTTACGGTAACGAGCTGTGGGAGTTCGCCGACGACGGGCTGATGCGGCGCCGTGAGGCGAGCATCAACGACGTCCGGATCGACGAGGCGGACCGTCGCATCCTCGGCGACCGCAGACCGAAGGAACTTCCGTTGGCGTGA
- a CDS encoding ferredoxin yields MRVVVDRALCRTHAQCVFAAPEVFELDDDDRLVYVAEPGDGLIDAVEEAARACPVQAIFLEEV; encoded by the coding sequence ATGAGGGTGGTCGTGGACCGGGCGCTGTGCCGGACGCACGCGCAGTGCGTGTTCGCCGCGCCCGAGGTGTTCGAGCTGGATGACGACGACCGACTGGTCTACGTCGCCGAACCGGGCGACGGACTGATCGACGCAGTCGAGGAGGCCGCGCGGGCCTGCCCCGTGCAGGCGATATTTCTGGAGGAAGTGTGA
- a CDS encoding pyridoxamine 5'-phosphate oxidase family protein, with amino-acid sequence MKHAGELAVQRRAGVRAGAWGSASATPEIPSVAADFLRRQRMLLVGAADPGGRPWASALTGAAGFAEAVDERTVVIDAVPGEHDPLAGLSGGEIGMLAIEPRSRRRMRINGTVRREGGRLIVHTEQTYANCPKYIQTRDISGEISEAPSLVSVAESFTTEHRAWIEGADTFFVATRAPGLGADLSHRGGNPGTVRVTGERRLVWPDYVGNSMYMTLGNLELDSGCGLLFLDWESGDTLQLTGRARVDWDPGDVPGAQRLVGFEMDRAVHVRGASPLRWTFEKYSRFNPPVHAPEGAVTAGLATGPDREGNPR; translated from the coding sequence GTGAAACACGCGGGAGAGCTGGCGGTGCAGCGGCGGGCCGGGGTGCGCGCCGGGGCGTGGGGCTCGGCCTCGGCCACACCGGAGATTCCGTCCGTTGCCGCCGACTTCCTCCGGCGGCAGCGGATGCTGCTGGTCGGGGCCGCCGATCCGGGCGGACGGCCGTGGGCGAGCGCACTGACGGGGGCGGCGGGGTTCGCCGAGGCCGTCGACGAGCGGACGGTCGTGATCGACGCGGTGCCGGGCGAGCACGATCCGCTGGCCGGGCTGTCCGGCGGCGAGATCGGGATGCTCGCGATCGAACCCCGGAGCAGGCGCAGGATGCGGATCAACGGCACGGTCCGGCGGGAGGGCGGGCGGTTGATCGTCCACACCGAGCAGACGTATGCGAACTGCCCCAAATACATCCAGACACGCGACATCTCGGGCGAGATCTCCGAAGCTCCCTCGCTCGTCTCGGTGGCGGAGTCGTTCACCACGGAGCACCGGGCCTGGATCGAGGGCGCCGACACGTTCTTCGTCGCCACCCGGGCTCCGGGGCTCGGCGCCGACCTGTCCCACCGGGGCGGCAACCCGGGGACCGTCCGGGTGACCGGCGAGCGGCGGCTGGTCTGGCCCGACTACGTCGGCAACTCGATGTACATGACGCTGGGGAACCTGGAACTGGACAGCGGCTGCGGCCTGCTCTTCCTCGACTGGGAGAGCGGCGACACGCTCCAGCTGACCGGGCGGGCCCGCGTCGACTGGGATCCGGGAGATGTCCCGGGAGCGCAGCGGCTGGTCGGGTTCGAGATGGACCGGGCCGTCCACGTCCGGGGGGCGAGCCCGCTCCGCTGGACGTTCGAGAAGTACTCCCGGTTCAACCCGCCGGTCCACGCCCCCGAGGGAGCGGTGACGGCCGGGCTTGCGACGGGACCTGATCGGGAAGGAAATCCACGATGA
- a CDS encoding VOC family protein, translating into MTFQTGHIGLNVSDLDRSRDFYLKIFGFEVFGESDRPDRRYAFLGLDGELVLTLWQQSEGRAATGLPGLHHLSFQVPDIEAVHRAEAVIREIGATLHHDGVVPHGEGASSGGVFFEDPDGIRLEIFAPSGAGERPAPTTGAPTCGFF; encoded by the coding sequence ATGACCTTCCAGACCGGCCACATCGGCCTCAACGTCTCCGACCTCGACAGGTCCAGGGACTTCTACCTGAAGATCTTCGGCTTCGAGGTGTTCGGCGAGTCGGACCGGCCGGACCGCCGCTACGCCTTCCTCGGCCTCGACGGCGAGCTCGTGCTGACCCTGTGGCAGCAGAGCGAGGGCCGCGCCGCCACCGGACTGCCGGGGCTGCACCACCTGTCCTTCCAGGTGCCGGACATCGAGGCGGTCCACCGGGCCGAGGCCGTGATCCGTGAGATCGGGGCCACGCTCCACCACGACGGCGTGGTGCCGCACGGCGAGGGGGCGTCCTCGGGCGGCGTGTTCTTCGAGGACCCGGACGGGATCCGGCTGGAGATCTTCGCGCCCAGCGGGGCCGGCGAGCGGCCCGCCCCGACTACCGGCGCCCCCACCTGCGGATTCTTCTAA
- a CDS encoding CGNR zinc finger domain-containing protein, translating to MLVLEFVSTVRATRSGPLDTLSDVAGMTDWGRAHVAELGLSTDFTATEALRREVVELRQAVRALLAKAVVPGPVSSADADRLPGFTASVDLVNAAALAAPLAPRLDWPAEGDPSATSVPAGEAEESSRIRAALAASAIELLTGPHREQLRACPAPRCVLYFTKEHPRQEWCSVACGNRARAARHYHQHKGR from the coding sequence ATGCTGGTTCTGGAGTTCGTGAGCACGGTCCGCGCGACCCGGAGCGGGCCGCTGGATACGCTCTCCGACGTCGCGGGCATGACCGATTGGGGCCGGGCACACGTCGCGGAGCTGGGTCTTTCCACGGACTTCACCGCGACAGAAGCCTTGCGGCGCGAGGTGGTCGAGCTACGGCAGGCCGTGCGTGCCCTGCTCGCGAAGGCCGTCGTGCCCGGCCCGGTGAGCAGCGCGGACGCCGACCGGCTGCCGGGATTCACCGCGTCGGTCGACCTGGTCAACGCCGCGGCGCTCGCCGCACCGCTCGCCCCGCGGCTGGACTGGCCGGCCGAGGGCGACCCGTCGGCCACGAGCGTCCCGGCGGGCGAGGCGGAGGAGTCCTCCCGCATCCGCGCCGCCCTGGCGGCGTCGGCGATAGAGCTGCTGACCGGCCCGCACCGCGAGCAGCTGCGCGCCTGCCCCGCCCCCCGCTGCGTGCTCTACTTCACCAAGGAGCACCCCCGCCAGGAGTGGTGCTCGGTCGCCTGCGGCAACCGGGCCCGCGCCGCCCGCCACTACCACCAGCACAAGGGCCGGTGA